TGCACGGTCAAAAGCTGTACACTCAAACAAGATTTCAGCTAGTTCTGACCCATTTGACCGCAATTTGAATCTAACATGGAAAATAcacttgtatactgtatgttttaaatgtcatcaaatcaggttgtaatttcttttttatcATTATGTAGGGATCTGGATAAAATTTTGATAGAAACTAGATGAACATTGTAATCGATTAATTGATCAGAAAAAATGTGCTTGATTGCGCTCGATTGAAGTTGGAGCCACATTATACGAACTCCTCCAGGCAGCATCATTTCCGACGACACtagcatggaaacaggagtcaAGAACATTTATAATTTAAGATATAATAATTTCAGGAGTTGGGTAATTGAAGGTTAATTTCTAATCAACGCCAAATGCCCATCATCTCTTATAGAAACCTCCTGATCAAGGTCACTGTTctttattgattaatttagcAGCATCTCACCTGCTTCTCTCCTCTCTGTCCAAGCTGGCTCGTCCGTCCTCCATGACCTCTCTCCACTTCCAGGATTCCGACTGGCCAACCCGCTCTTCAAGCCATGACCCCCTGTTGGCACGCCAACCGACGTGAACAGGTTGGTGTGCGTCGGCGACGGAGGCGTCCTGCTTGGGTGGGGTAGGTGAATGTCTTCGCTGTCGTCATCCTCCGGGTCAGAGGGAATCATCGGGCCTGTGCGTCCAGCAGAGGATCCCCAGCTGTTGTTTGGGAACCCCGCACCCTGAAGTTTGGTCCAACTCTGGCCCAGGCCGCCCCAGCCCCCTCCGAACGAAGACAAGTGAGAGGAGCCCAGCCCCACAGAGAAGAGAGATGCATGTTTTGATCTTTCTGCCAAAGATGATGATGTGGCAGCAGAGAACGAATTATTTGCATTCTCACGTAACCAGGGTGACTCTCTGGACAGCACGCCCCCCATTCCTCTTGTGCCCTTCCGCCCTCCACCTTGCCCCAAAATGAACCTTGACTTTGAAGTGGAGAAAGCCTCTCTCGCCACCACATCCTCCTGCTCCTCATGCTCATGTAACGTTGCCTCATCTTCAACGTTGCGTTGGCAGAGCCTTTGTCTGTGTTTATGTTTGTGACCACAGTCACACGAGAGGCTTGACGTGTACCCTAAGTTGAGGCTTCCTCCATTCCCTTCAATCTCCCCTCCGAGAGCGCCCTCCCTCAGCAGCCTGCTCCGCCGCCTGTGAAACCTGGCGGGGTTTAGAAGAATGTGGGTATGGTGGGGCTGTTGCGAGGCATAGTGGTGAGGAGAGGGAAGTGGGTATGAGCCGGGAAGGTGGTGGTAAAGCGTTGTGGCTGGTGGATAGCTGCTGTAGAAGCCCATGTTGTCAATGGTCTCCTGGAACTTTGATGGACAGCCACACTGCCTTCGTTCCGGCTTTCTGTTACAATGCAACGTCTGGCAGGGGTAGAGAGGCTGTGGGGAGAAGGAGGAATTAGCAGCGTAAGACGGAGGGTGAGGTGAATAGAAGCCATTCAGATTGATTTTGAAGATATTGGAGCGGTGAGAATGCGAGGAGTGGTGGCGCCTGCCCCCGTCATAAGCCTGGCCCGGCTCCGACCTGGCCCAGCCTCGCCGACCGATGTGAACTTCACTGAATTGACCGATGAGCTCTTCCAGTTCAGACAGAAACTCTGGATCCTGCATTAGCAGTTGCTGgtgtttctttttatgtttgtttttctgtctctTCAGTATGTTGTGACCAATGCAAGGGAAGTAATCTGAATGAGTGCACTTGTTGTGTCCAGGGCAGGGACACAGGCAACTACAGGAAGAGGGGCAGTTGTAATCCCGCCGCCTGTGCCGATGTCGGTGCCGCTCTACGGAAGTTGAGTTGCCAATCGGATTCTTGTGTCTGGTGAGAAGAGGGTCCGCAAGAGAGGAGAGTTTTGGACCCCCAAGAATCCCTCCAGACCCTTGACCCAACCTGAGCATGCCTCTAGCACCCCTCATTTCCACTCGCTCGCAGACACTGTTGTTATCGGTTCCAATCCCGCTATCACTGGGCAACGTCTCTTCACTGTGCGATTCACTCCTAGGTGAGGGGGTGGCGTCTTTCAGGTGGCCAGGTGAGCCGGGCGTGGGATGGAGTGGACCATTGGGAGAGGAGAGCTTACATGATGACTGGTGAAAGGGAAAGTGGTGCCTGCCCTGGCATGGACAACTTTTCTTCACAAAGGGGGAGAGGGAGGAGCAGGACGGGGGACGGGGTGAAGTGCAGGAGGACGACGGGGACGGGAGGGAGAACGGGGGAGGAAAAAGCAAAGTCGATGTTGGCTCTGTAACACTTCCTTCACTGTAAGGGCTCTGGGCCCCACTGGAGTGTGTAAGGGACGGGGAGGGAAATGGGTGGGCTGCAGGAGGCTGGAGCTGGTTGGACATGAAGAGAGATGTTTCAGTGGGCTGGCCAAACAAAGACGCCTGAGTGTAGCTGTGGGAATTCAGACGAGCTGTTTGGGATTTGGGCTTGCGCCCTCTCCTCTTGCCCATGTAAATGGTTCCTCTCTTGCTCACATTGATCTGAGGGCCCAGCTTTGTCCCAAAGGAGGACGACAAGTCAGAAAGCGTGGGCACAGTCGGCGGTTCAATGGACTTGTATGTTCTCTGAGAACTCTTGACACCTTTAACCCGCTTGCTCTCCTTTCCTACATTGCCAGACGTCATTACCTTGTGAagtctcttcttcttccttttcttcATCTCATTAATCAGCCTCCTGATTTTTAGCTGCCTGTTTCCCTtttcaggaggaggaggaggatttctgTTCTTATCTGTGATGTCTGTTTGATTCAGTGGTTGTTTGCGAGGACGGCCGCGCTTCTTCGGGCTCGAGTCCAGCACAGGGCTTTTCTGAACGTCGTCACACTCCAGAAAGGCAACCTCCTCGGGGGAAAGTCTCAGAAGAGGTTCATTAAAGATTATGGTATGTGATTTGGGACGGCCCCTTTTTCGGCCTGGAGTGGAAGGGCTTGTGGAAGCAGACGGTTTCAGATCTGATATGGTGGGGTTCGGTTTCGGAGATGATGGTTTTGTTGTGGAGGAGGACGGGGAGCAAGAGGGAGGTGAGTGAATAGACAACTTTTGAGAGAAACTCTGTTGAGAATCTGCTTCCtgattttccatcctctgagtCCGGTGCACCAGCTTTGTCCAGCTGGGCCTTCGAGCTTTACGTTTCTTAAGCGGCCTGCTGTCCTGCTCTTGGTTGGAGGATGGTGGAGAAAGAGGGGGCAGGGTAGAATATGACGCTGGATGTTTTGGCAGCACTGTTGAATACCTGACAATTTCATTCTCTTTTGACTTAATGCTGTCAGCAGACGTTGCTTGGAGCTCAGCTTGTTTGATATGATCTCTCATGCTCCCCTCTTCAGATCTCCCTTGGTCTGCTACTTTATATGGTTTATCTAATTTACTCATGCCGCCCAAGTTAGTGTCTTCTTTTCTGTGTTTCTCTGTGTTGATCTtgtttttctcagtcttttttccagTCTTCAGTTCATCACTACTTTTATGGTCTTTACCCTGTCGCAATTTGCCATCCtttcctttgtcttttttcttctttatgaattctt
The genomic region above belongs to Phyllopteryx taeniolatus isolate TA_2022b chromosome 6, UOR_Ptae_1.2, whole genome shotgun sequence and contains:
- the LOC133479435 gene encoding histone-lysine N-methyltransferase ASH1L-like isoform X1, producing the protein MDQRMKGGTPLMTDSTLDASPAPEDFEQDQEKRKHLETEDSDVGKKEDRRGKKREGDKGAVLELLIEGRCGGTGQQQLQICSRETSCPDGNVRLRIGVQAKRTKKPPKILESYVCKPTIRTYQRQQGRGGALPTRTATNPDDGTRENRSGSNGVQTTCKQTASATLPSLSTPPSSSVAQSSTPENAIVSTIASAIANPGTKSAKQVPLKLDGNAEVTSAGSSERGKKEKTLGVHEQPLPAVLKPCSPTAHQEASATPLRLCTETLPEREINKKHNGVVQTKKQKGLSNGKCSEDKLGDTQSIKTAKHSSSVPSVDAIPPSSSKTELCVAQKSNSSSVTAKSKSSPTLDMSPAQVQEASLKRLNDKKRDKERKVKKEKRKERKAKGEGLETERVKSDKKKEEFIKKKKDKGKDGKLRQGKDHKSSDELKTGKKTEKNKINTEKHRKEDTNLGGMSKLDKPYKVADQGRSEEGSMRDHIKQAELQATSADSIKSKENEIVRYSTVLPKHPASYSTLPPLSPPSSNQEQDSRPLKKRKARRPSWTKLVHRTQRMENQEADSQQSFSQKLSIHSPPSCSPSSSTTKPSSPKPNPTISDLKPSASTSPSTPGRKRGRPKSHTIIFNEPLLRLSPEEVAFLECDDVQKSPVLDSSPKKRGRPRKQPLNQTDITDKNRNPPPPPEKGNRQLKIRRLINEMKKRKKKRLHKVMTSGNVGKESKRVKGVKSSQRTYKSIEPPTVPTLSDLSSSFGTKLGPQINVSKRGTIYMGKRRGRKPKSQTARLNSHSYTQASLFGQPTETSLFMSNQLQPPAAHPFPSPSLTHSSGAQSPYSEGSVTEPTSTLLFPPPFSLPSPSSSCTSPRPPSCSSLSPFVKKSCPCQGRHHFPFHQSSCKLSSPNGPLHPTPGSPGHLKDATPSPRSESHSEETLPSDSGIGTDNNSVCERVEMRGARGMLRLGQGSGGILGGPKLSSLADPLLTRHKNPIGNSTSVERHRHRHRRRDYNCPSSCSCLCPCPGHNKCTHSDYFPCIGHNILKRQKNKHKKKHQQLLMQDPEFLSELEELIGQFSEVHIGRRGWARSEPGQAYDGGRRHHSSHSHRSNIFKINLNGFYSPHPPSYAANSSFSPQPLYPCQTLHCNRKPERRQCGCPSKFQETIDNMGFYSSYPPATTLYHHLPGSYPLPSPHHYASQQPHHTHILLNPARFHRRRSRLLREGALGGEIEGNGGSLNLGYTSSLSCDCGHKHKHRQRLCQRNVEDEATLHEHEEQEDVVAREAFSTSKSRFILGQGGGRKGTRGMGGVLSRESPWLRENANNSFSAATSSSLAERSKHASLFSVGLGSSHLSSFGGGWGGLGQSWTKLQGAGFPNNSWGSSAGRTGPMIPSDPEDDDSEDIHLPHPSRTPPSPTHTNLFTSVGVPTGGHGLKSGLASRNPGSGERSWRTDEPAWTERREAALQGDPRSRGQLKGVTKTHAADGKNKRRPGRPRKRPLPSTLPSSVSSPDLLRGRSNNNVGWRVGLDQDVAGVGSVPQATDSELQAKRKRGRKRKHDASPCHQSVAEDELLSCDTPGERFGQSAAEQPASQPADVQRDRSEDGPARKTFLRAGLYSDDYKTIDPPSQSQLFSRASAEYQPGEREYSLLPAPIHVGKYLRMKRIHFQLPYDVMWLWQHNQLQRQPAFPLKRKRRYCRLKERTFPSQHTAEESSSDLASLFPHLDMDPLSNSERSFVVTHRVFLVRNWELVRERQIRLRMEGRREGDSEAEERDWRVVCGDGASGDDSHIKSDIPVGVVEVTISSSDPHPGGHDTPHSLTASPRPTESQNREEDDEDDEEEEGEEGKVGECSREQRRKRLNDLLLTLQHS
- the LOC133479435 gene encoding histone-lysine N-methyltransferase ASH1L-like isoform X2: MDQRMKGGTPLMTDSTLDASPAPEDFEQDQEKRKHLETEDSDVGKKEDRRGKKREGDKGAVLELLIEGRCGGTGQQQLQICSRETSCPDGNVRLRIGVQAKRTKKPPKILESYVCKPTIRTYQRQQGRGGALPTRTATNPDDGTRENRSGSNGVQTTCKQTASATLPSLSTPPSSSVAQSSTPENAIVSTIASAIANPGTKSAKQVPLKLDGNAEVTSAGSSERGKKEKTLGVHEQPLPAVLKPCSPTAHQEASATPLRLCTETLPEREINKKHNGVVQTKKQKGLSNGKCSEDKLGDTQSIKTAKHSSSVPSVDAIPPSSSKTELCVAQKSNSSSVTAKSKSSPTLDMSPAQVQEASLKRLNDKKRDKERKVKKEKRKERKAKGEGLETERVKSDKKKEEFIKKKKDKGKDGKLRQGKDHKSSDELKTGKKTEKNKINTEKHRKEDTNLGGMSKLDKPYKVADQGRSEEGSMRDHIKQAELQATSADSIKSKENEIVRYSTVLPKHPASYSTLPPLSPPSSNQEQDSRPLKKRKARRPSWTKLVHRTQRMENQEADSQQSFSQKLSIHSPPSCSPSSSTTKPSSPKPNPTISDLKPSASTSPSTPGRKRGRPKSHTIIFNEPLLRLSPEEVAFLECDDVQKSPVLDSSPKKRGRPRKQPLNQTDITDKNRNPPPPPEKGNRQLKIRRLINEMKKRKKKRLHKVMTSGNVGKESKRVKGVKSSQRTYKSIEPPTVPTLSDLSSSFGTKLGPQINVSKRGTIYMGKRRGRKPKSQTARLNSHSYTQASLFGQPTETSLFMSNQLQPPAAHPFPSPSLTHSSGAQSPYSEGSVTEPTSTLLFPPPFSLPSPSSSCTSPRPPSCSSLSPFVKKSCPCQGRHHFPFHQSSCKLSSPNGPLHPTPGSPGHLKDATPSPRSESHSEETLPSDSGIGTDNNSVCERVEMRGARGMLRLGQGSGGILGGPKLSSLADPLLTRHKNPIGNSTSVERHRHRHRRRDYNCPSSCSCLCPCPGHNKCTHSDYFPCIGHNILKRQKNKHKKKHQQLLMQDPEFLSELEELIGQFSEVHIGRRGWARSEPGQAYDGGRRHHSSHSHRSNIFKINLNGFYSPHPPSYAANSSFSPQPLYPCQTLHCNRKPERRQCGCPSKFQETIDNMGFYSSYPPATTLYHHLPGSYPLPSPHHYASQQPHHTHILLNPARFHRRRSRLLREGALGGEIEGNGGSLNLGYTSSLSCDCGHKHKHRQRLCQRNVEDEATLHEHEEQEDVVAREAFSTSKSRFILGQGGGRKGTRGMGGVLSRESPWLRENANNSFSAATSSSLAERSKHASLFSVGLGSSHLSSFGGGWGGLGQSWTKLQGAGFPNNSWGSSAGRTGPMIPSDPEDDDSEDIHLPHPSRTPPSPTHTNLFTSVGVPTGGHGLKSGLASRNPGSGERSWRTDEPAWTERREAALQGDPRSRGQLKGVTKTHAADGKNKRRPGRPRKRPLPSTLPSSVSSPDLLRGRSNNNVGWRVGLDQDVAGVGSVPQATDSELQAKRKRGRKRKHDASPCHQSVAEDELLSCDTPGERFGQSAAEQPASQPADVQRDRSEDGPARKTFLRAGLYSDDYKTIDPPSQSQLFSRASAEYQPGEREYSLLPAPIHVGKYLRMKRIHFQLPYDVMWLWQHNQLQRQPAFPLKRKRRYCRLKERTFPSQHTAEESSSDLASLFPHLDMDPLSNSERSFVVTHRVFLVRNWELVRERQIRLRMEGRREGDSEAEERDWRVVCGDGASGDDSHIKSGP
- the LOC133479435 gene encoding histone-lysine N-methyltransferase ASH1L-like isoform X3 — encoded protein: MDQRMKGGTPLMTDSTLDASPAPEDFEQDQEKRKHLETEDSDVGKKEDRRGKKREGDKGAVLELLIEGRCGGTGQQQLQICSRETSCPDGNVRLRIGVQAKRTKKPPKILESYVCKPTIRTYQRQQGRGGALPTRTATNPDDGTRENRSGSNGVQTTCKQTASATLPSLSTPPSSSVAQSSTPENAIVSTIASAIANPGTKSAKQVPLKLDGNAEVTSAGSSERGKKEKTLGVHEQPLPAVLKPCSPTAHQEASATPLRLCTETLPEREINKKHNGVVQTKKQKGLSNGKCSEDKLGDTQSIKTAKHSSSVPSVDAIPPSSSKTELCVAQKSNSSSVTAKSKSSPTLDMSPAQVQEASLKRLNDKKRDKERKVKKEKRKERKAKGEGLETERVKSDKKKEEFIKKKKDKGKDGKLRQGKDHKSSDELKTGKKTEKNKINTEKHRKEDTNLGGMSKLDKPYKVADQGRSEEGSMRDHIKQAELQATSADSIKSKENEIVRYSTVLPKHPASYSTLPPLSPPSSNQEQDSRPLKKRKARRPSWTKLVHRTQRMENQEADSQQSFSQKLSIHSPPSCSPSSSTTKPSSPKPNPTISDLKPSASTSPSTPGRKRGRPKSHTIIFNEPLLRLSPEEVAFLECDDVQKSPVLDSSPKKRGRPRKQPLNQTDITDKNRNPPPPPEKGNRQLKIRRLINEMKKRKKKRLHKVMTSGNVGKESKRVKGVKSSQRTYKSIEPPTVPTLSDLSSSFGTKLGPQINVSKRGTIYMGKRRGRKPKSQTARLNSHSYTQASLFGQPTETSLFMSNQLQPPAAHPFPSPSLTHSSGAQSPYSEGSVTEPTSTLLFPPPFSLPSPSSSCTSPRPPSCSSLSPFVKKSCPCQGRHHFPFHQSSCKLSSPNGPLHPTPGSPGHLKDATPSPRSESHSEETLPSDSGIGTDNNSVCERVEMRGARGMLRLGQGSGGILGGPKLSSLADPLLTRHKNPIGNSTSVERHRHRHRRRDYNCPSSCSCLCPCPGHNKCTHSDYFPCIGHNILKRQKNKHKKKHQQLLMQDPEFLSELEELIGQFSEVHIGRRGWARSEPGQAYDGGRRHHSSHSHRSNIFKINLNGFYSPHPPSYAANSSFSPQPLYPCQTLHCNRKPERRQCGCPSKFQETIDNMGFYSSYPPATTLYHHLPGSYPLPSPHHYASQQPHHTHILLNPARFHRRRSRLLREGALGGEIEGNGGSLNLGYTSSLSCDCGHKHKHRQRLCQRNVEDEATLHEHEEQEDVVAREAFSTSKSRFILGQGGGRKGTRGMGGVLSRESPWLRENANNSFSAATSSSLAERSKHASLFSVGLGSSHLSSFGGGWGGLGQSWTKLQGAGFPNNSWGSSAGRTGPMIPSDPEDDDSEDIHLPHPSRTPPSPTHTNLFTSVGVPTGGHGLKSGLASRNPGSGERSWRTDEPAWTERREAALQGDPRSRGQLKGVTKTHAADGKNKRRPGRPRKRPLPSTLPSSVSSPDLLRGRSNNNVGWRVGLDQDVAGVGSVPQATDSELQAKRKRGRKRKHDASPCHQSTVC